The genomic window gcctggaacaccaaattctctctttgttgggATAACACCTCCCTCCTGGCCGTGTCTCCCCAGGTCTGGCCCTGGCTCCCCGGCTCTGGGCCACCCGCCCCATGGCCACCCTGAACCAGATGCACCGCCGAGGACCTCCGAAGCGGCCGCCCCGGAAGCTGGGCCCCACAGAAGGCCGGCCGCAGCTGAAGGGTGTGGTTCTGCACACGTTCGTCCGCAAGCCCAAGAAGCCCAACTCGGCCAACCGCAAGTGCTGCCGGGTGCGGCTCAGCACCGGCCAGGAGGCCACCTGCTATATCCCTGGAGAGGGCCACACCCTGCAGGAGCACCAGATTGTCCTTGTTCAGGGCGGCCACACCCAGGACCTGCCTGGTGTCAAGCTCACTGTCGTGCGCGGCAAATACGACTGTGGCCATGTACAGAAGAAGAAGTGACCGCCTGGACACTGGGGGACTGGGCATCCCCGCAGAAAAAAACTTTCCTCTTCAGGCTCCAGCAGAGTCCTTGGGACACAATTCCAGCGGCCAGTCCTGGATTCAAATACTGGCTCAGCTTCTCTAGTCAGGACCACCGTTAGCCCGTGGGGGGCCTGGGTGTAAATGAGAAAAGGCACCTGTCTATCATGACTCTTCTTGGTTTCCACCAGTGGTGTTGGCCTGAGGTTCCCT from Loxodonta africana isolate mLoxAfr1 chromosome 11, mLoxAfr1.hap2, whole genome shotgun sequence includes these protein-coding regions:
- the MRPS12 gene encoding small ribosomal subunit protein uS12m; protein product: MWSGLLRSLNTSLSCGLALAPRLWATRPMATLNQMHRRGPPKRPPRKLGPTEGRPQLKGVVLHTFVRKPKKPNSANRKCCRVRLSTGQEATCYIPGEGHTLQEHQIVLVQGGHTQDLPGVKLTVVRGKYDCGHVQKKK